The following are from one region of the Nicotiana tabacum cultivar K326 chromosome 3, ASM71507v2, whole genome shotgun sequence genome:
- the LOC107779115 gene encoding uncharacterized protein LOC107779115, giving the protein MADNNKTELVDTGAQKQLVEHDNGLVEEVKMLRQHMVDMYQAWMNGKAPPPPPPSFLNTTLTQIPVTVLDDPPYSPDPPAYHGFPNHPSSSVTHLPITFPKNFPPVLSTIPNNEHPLKAHDVQYYPSKVAHKVPNSYKRGSRDEAHVENEKFTGRKGRYGIPRRPKGIEQSLKNKQGMGDQGSISYKELSMSPDVRLPAGFKVPKFNLYDGCGDPVAHLRDYCSKMRSVGEKYDLLMAYLSESLTGAAFEWHNRQDVGEWPTLGDMTQEFVRYFQYGSGVTQDRPSLSRMEKKPEESFREFGLRWREQAARVNTPIGEEEMVEIFLKSQGPTYFSHLIPALGKPFNDVLKMGKMVEEGIKSGKIMCCSKDIQNIPISLGGRKRNKKNDSMGFPDQHFQPRHRPRGYPDAPYDPLQCHFFPRNSQNRTSLS; this is encoded by the coding sequence atggcagacaacaacaaaactgagttggttgatacaggtgcccaaaagcaattggttgaacatgacaatgggttggttgaagaggtgaagatgttaagacaacacatggtggacatgtatcaggcctggatgaatgggaaggcaccacccccgccaccacctagcttcctaaataCTACCCTTACCCAAATACCGGTCACAGTGctagatgatcccccatactctccagatccacccgcttatcatggctttcccaaccaccctagtagctccgtcactcatcttccaattacctttcccaaaaatttccctcctgtcttatccaccatccccaataatgaacacccactcaaagctcacgatgtccaatattacccctcaaaggttgcccacaaggttcctaaCTCATACAAGCGGGGCTCGCGGGATGAagctcatgttgaaaatgaaaagttcacaggaagaaaagggcgaTATGGGATACCTAGGAGGccgaaaggcatagaacagtccttaaagaacaagcaaggaatgggagaccagggtagcatatcttacaaagaattgtctatgtCCCCCGACGTTCGTCTGCCTGCgggatttaaagtgccaaagtttaacttgtatgatgggtgtggggatccggtagcccatttgagggattattgcagtaaaatgagaagtgttggcgagaaatatgatttgttgatggcgtatttaagtgagagcttgactggggcagcttttgaatggcataatcgtcaagatgttggtgagtggcctacattgggtgacatgacTCAAGaatttgttcgatactttcaatacggATCAGGCGTTACCCAAGACCGCCCCTCCCTATCcagaatggaaaagaagccggaggaaagctttagagaatttggactcagatggagggagcaggctgctcgagtcaataccccgattggtgaagaagaaatggttgagatCTTCCTAAAatcccaggggcccacctacttcagtcatttgatcccggccttgggaaagcctttcaatgatgtatTAAAAATGGGGAagatggtagaagagggaatcaagtcaggcaaaatcatgtgttgttcgaaagacattcaaaACATCCCAATaagtttgggtggaagaaagagaaacaaaaaaaatgattcgatggGCTTTCctgatcaacacttccagcctcgacatcgtccccggGGATATCCTGACGCACCATATGATCCTCTCCAATGCCACTTCTTTCcacggaactcccaaaatcgtacatcactctcttag